From the genome of Paraburkholderia aromaticivorans, one region includes:
- a CDS encoding bile acid:sodium symporter family protein, giving the protein MARPKLLPDNFTLCLVGTVILASFLPVHGQAAVGFNWVTNVAVGLLFFLHGAKLSREAIIAGATHWRLHAVVLLSTFALFPLLGLALKPLLSPLVTPALYAGILFLCTLPSTVQSSIAFTSIAKGNVPAAVCSASASSLLGIFITPALVSLVIANQAGASGASPWHTVGNIVLQLLVPFVAGQLLRPLIGKWIERNRGVLKFVDQGSILLVVYGAFSEAVTEGLWHQIPLSALGGLLVVCVVLLALALAVTIFVSKRLGFSRADQITIIFCGSKKSLAAGVPMAKVIFASHAVGAVVLPLMLFHQIQLMVCAALAQRWGARDTSGEAHAASRERTAAAVARR; this is encoded by the coding sequence ATGGCTCGCCCGAAACTGCTTCCCGACAACTTCACCTTATGCCTCGTCGGCACGGTGATTCTTGCCAGCTTCCTGCCGGTTCACGGGCAGGCCGCCGTCGGCTTCAACTGGGTGACGAACGTGGCGGTCGGCCTGCTGTTTTTCCTGCACGGCGCCAAGCTCTCACGCGAAGCGATCATTGCGGGCGCGACGCATTGGCGTTTGCACGCGGTGGTGCTGCTCAGCACGTTCGCGCTCTTTCCGCTGCTCGGCCTCGCGCTTAAGCCGCTCCTTTCGCCACTTGTCACGCCGGCGCTCTATGCGGGGATCCTCTTCCTCTGCACGCTGCCGTCTACGGTTCAGTCGTCGATCGCGTTCACGTCCATTGCCAAAGGCAACGTGCCGGCTGCGGTATGCAGCGCGTCGGCCTCGAGCCTGCTCGGCATCTTCATCACGCCCGCGCTCGTCAGCCTCGTAATCGCCAATCAGGCGGGCGCGAGCGGCGCTTCGCCGTGGCACACGGTGGGCAACATCGTGCTGCAGCTGCTGGTGCCGTTCGTGGCCGGGCAGCTGCTGCGCCCGTTGATCGGCAAGTGGATCGAGCGCAATCGCGGCGTGCTGAAGTTCGTCGACCAGGGGTCGATCCTGCTGGTGGTGTACGGCGCGTTCAGCGAAGCCGTCACTGAAGGCCTGTGGCATCAGATTCCGCTCTCCGCGCTCGGCGGCCTGCTGGTGGTTTGCGTCGTGCTGCTCGCTCTCGCCCTCGCCGTGACGATATTCGTCAGCAAGCGGCTCGGCTTTAGCCGTGCGGACCAGATCACCATCATCTTCTGCGGCTCGAAGAAGAGCCTCGCGGCCGGCGTGCCGATGGCCAAGGTGATTTTCGCCTCGCATGCGGTGGGCGCCGTGGTCTTGCCGCTCATGCTGTTCCACCAGATCCAGTTGATGGTGTGCGCCGCGCTCGCGCAGCGCTGGGGCGCGCGCGACACCAGCGGCGAGGCCCACGCCGCCTCGCGCGAGCGGACCGCCGCCGCCGTCGCGCGCCGTTGA
- a CDS encoding EAL domain-containing protein, protein MQPRSPSRSAAPRIEELIARRDLSAVFQPIIDLKDGAILGYEGLIRGPAGTPLEAPFALFSQAQAEGCGIALERAAARTCIEAFARLDAEGKLFLNFSAGAMRQLAEARDDTLALLRHRGVDPQRLVIELTEQSTIPDVGSFLPVISALRNAGAQFALDDYGTANASMNLWVRLQPDVVKIDRFFIHDIACDPLKFEAVRAMQCFAHASGARLVAEGIENEADLIVVRDMGIGCGQGFFFGRPDAQPARKVTDDARDALRAGHIAVFPETTRTLSSASPSGGMASEKMLVHAPALPRHATNNDVLELFNRLPDLHAVAVVEHDEPVALINRRSFMDRYALPYHRELFGKRPCLLFANASPVVIEKSMSVEQMAKLLASDDQRYLADGFVITDNGKYAGLGTGENLVRAVTEVRIEAARYANPLTFLPGNIPISSHIARLLGNDAGFHACYVDLNHFKPFNDQYGYWQGDEVLKFAAVVLADVCDPTRDFLGHVGGDDFLILFQSEDWRERVLRAIHVFNEGAQRFYAPTDRLAGGIHGEDRRGNPTFFGFVTMAIGCVRVEPGDGPPLYSSEEIASVAALAKRRAKHEASGFVLIDADESVALLRGEAEGAHLSPE, encoded by the coding sequence ATGCAACCTCGCTCGCCCTCCCGATCCGCCGCGCCTCGCATCGAGGAGTTGATCGCCCGGCGTGATCTGTCAGCCGTCTTCCAGCCGATCATCGATCTGAAAGACGGTGCGATTCTCGGTTACGAAGGTCTGATCCGCGGGCCGGCCGGCACGCCGCTCGAAGCGCCGTTCGCGCTGTTTTCGCAAGCGCAGGCCGAGGGCTGCGGCATCGCGCTCGAACGCGCCGCCGCGCGCACCTGCATCGAGGCGTTCGCGCGGCTCGATGCCGAGGGCAAGCTGTTTCTGAATTTCAGCGCGGGCGCGATGCGCCAACTCGCCGAAGCGCGCGACGACACGCTCGCGCTCCTGCGTCATCGCGGCGTCGATCCGCAGCGGCTCGTGATCGAGTTGACCGAGCAAAGCACGATTCCGGATGTCGGCAGTTTTCTGCCGGTGATCTCGGCGCTGCGCAACGCCGGCGCGCAATTCGCGCTCGACGACTACGGCACCGCGAACGCCAGCATGAACTTGTGGGTGCGGCTGCAACCGGACGTCGTGAAGATCGACCGCTTCTTCATTCACGACATTGCTTGCGACCCGCTCAAGTTCGAAGCCGTGCGCGCCATGCAGTGCTTTGCCCACGCAAGCGGCGCCCGGCTCGTGGCCGAGGGCATCGAAAACGAAGCGGATCTGATCGTGGTGCGCGACATGGGGATCGGCTGCGGGCAGGGGTTTTTCTTCGGCCGTCCGGATGCGCAACCGGCCCGCAAGGTGACCGACGACGCCCGCGACGCGCTGCGCGCCGGCCACATCGCCGTATTTCCCGAGACCACGCGCACGCTGAGCAGCGCATCGCCCTCGGGCGGCATGGCGTCGGAAAAGATGCTGGTGCACGCGCCCGCGCTGCCGCGCCACGCGACCAACAACGACGTGCTCGAACTATTCAACCGCCTGCCCGACCTGCACGCGGTGGCGGTGGTCGAGCACGACGAGCCGGTCGCGCTGATCAATCGCCGCAGCTTCATGGACCGATACGCGCTGCCGTACCACCGGGAGCTCTTCGGCAAGCGCCCTTGCCTGCTGTTCGCCAATGCGTCGCCGGTGGTCATCGAGAAATCGATGAGCGTCGAGCAGATGGCCAAGCTCCTCGCGAGCGACGATCAGCGTTATCTCGCCGACGGCTTCGTGATCACCGACAACGGCAAATACGCGGGCCTCGGCACCGGCGAGAACCTGGTGCGCGCGGTTACCGAAGTGCGCATCGAAGCCGCCCGCTACGCGAACCCGCTGACCTTCCTGCCCGGCAACATCCCGATCAGTTCGCACATTGCCCGCCTGCTCGGCAACGACGCCGGCTTCCACGCGTGCTACGTCGATCTGAATCACTTCAAGCCGTTCAACGATCAGTACGGCTACTGGCAAGGCGACGAGGTGCTGAAATTCGCCGCCGTCGTACTCGCCGACGTGTGCGACCCGACCCGCGACTTCCTCGGGCACGTAGGCGGCGACGACTTCCTGATCCTGTTCCAGAGCGAAGACTGGCGCGAACGCGTGCTGCGCGCGATCCACGTGTTCAACGAGGGTGCGCAGCGCTTTTACGCGCCGACCGACCGGCTCGCCGGCGGCATTCACGGCGAGGACCGGCGCGGCAACCCGACGTTCTTCGGCTTCGTGACGATGGCGATCGGCTGCGTGCGCGTCGAGCCGGGCGACGGGCCGCCGCTCTATAGCAGCGAGGAAATTGCCTCCGTGGCGGCGCTGGCCAAGCGTCGCGCGAAGCACGAGGCGAGCGGTTTCGTGCTGATCGATGCCGATGAAAGTGTGGCGCTGCTGCGCGGAGAGGCGGAAGGCGCTCATCTGTCTCCAGAGTGA
- a CDS encoding LacI family DNA-binding transcriptional regulator, which produces MATTIRDVARAASVSIGTVSRALKNQPGLSEATRERVVEAARKLGYDAAQLRPRIRRLTFLLHRQHNNFAVSPFFSHVLHGVEDACRERGIVPSVLTAGPTEDVIQQMRLHAPDAVAIAGFVEPETLATLVAMQRPLVLIDLWAPGMRSVNLDNAAGATLAMRHLFEQQRKRVAFIGGSLAHFSIAQRALGYRRAFFEAGLLFDPSLEVTIDAGLDADSGAARAMHQLLDAPGPRPDAVFAYNDAAALAALRACLARGLRVPEDIAIIGFDDIPAAAHATPPLSTISVDKEALGRRGVELLLEDAPAELEVRLPVHLIARASTLVKTP; this is translated from the coding sequence ATGGCTACAACCATCCGCGACGTCGCCCGCGCGGCGAGCGTGTCGATCGGCACCGTCTCACGCGCATTGAAGAACCAGCCGGGCCTTTCCGAGGCCACCCGCGAGCGCGTCGTCGAAGCGGCGCGCAAGCTCGGCTATGACGCCGCCCAGTTGCGCCCGCGCATTCGCCGCCTCACCTTTCTGCTGCACCGTCAGCACAACAATTTCGCCGTTAGCCCGTTCTTTTCGCACGTGCTGCACGGCGTGGAAGACGCCTGCCGCGAACGCGGCATCGTGCCGTCCGTGCTGACCGCCGGCCCCACCGAAGACGTGATCCAGCAGATGCGCCTGCATGCGCCGGATGCGGTGGCAATTGCCGGTTTCGTCGAGCCGGAAACGCTGGCCACGCTGGTGGCAATGCAACGTCCGCTCGTGTTGATCGACCTGTGGGCACCCGGCATGCGCTCGGTGAATCTCGACAACGCCGCGGGCGCCACGCTCGCCATGCGGCATCTGTTCGAACAGCAGCGCAAGCGCGTCGCGTTCATCGGCGGCTCGCTTGCGCACTTCAGCATCGCCCAGCGCGCACTCGGCTATCGACGAGCGTTTTTCGAGGCAGGGTTGCTGTTCGACCCGTCGCTGGAAGTGACCATCGACGCCGGCCTCGACGCCGACAGCGGCGCCGCGCGCGCGATGCATCAACTGCTCGACGCGCCGGGCCCGCGCCCCGACGCCGTGTTCGCCTATAACGACGCCGCCGCGCTCGCCGCGCTGCGCGCATGCCTCGCGCGCGGCCTGCGCGTGCCCGAGGACATCGCCATCATCGGTTTCGACGACATTCCCGCCGCCGCGCATGCCACGCCGCCGCTGTCCACCATCTCGGTCGACAAGGAAGCGCTCGGCCGGCGCGGCGTCGAGCTTCTGCTCGAAGACGCACCCGCCGAACTGGAAGTCCGCCTGCCCGTCCATCTCATTGCCCGTGCCAGCACTTTGGTGAAAACACCATGA
- a CDS encoding AGE family epimerase/isomerase: MTQSDPLHPANGAAAVPPVESFRKRDFLLSHVQDTLRFYAPNVFDPSGGFFHFFRDDGSVYDRTTRHLVSSCRYVFNYAMAYRQFGDPQHLEYARHGLQFLREAHWDAQHEGYDWELEWHDGKKRTLDATRHCYGLAFVLLAYSHAAMAGIEEAKPMIGATFELMEHRFWDAAAGLYADEASPEWRVSSYRGQNANMHTTEALLAAHEATGHLVYLDRAERVASNITLRQAKLSQGLVWEHFHADWSVDWHYNEEDSSNIFRPWGFQPGHQTEWAKLLLILERFRPLPWLLPRAIELFDAAMTHAWDEDHGGLYYGFGPDGTVCDHDKYFWVQAETFATAALLGKRTGNERFWDWYDEIWRYSWAHFVDHKYGAWYRILTCDNRKYSDEKSPAGKTDYHTMGACYEVLVHALPDGAAAASESAEQTK, translated from the coding sequence ATGACGCAATCCGATCCGCTTCACCCCGCCAACGGCGCCGCTGCGGTGCCGCCCGTCGAGAGCTTTCGCAAGCGTGACTTTCTGCTCTCGCATGTGCAGGACACCCTGCGCTTTTACGCGCCGAACGTGTTCGATCCGAGCGGCGGCTTTTTCCATTTCTTCCGCGACGACGGTTCGGTCTACGACAGGACCACGCGGCATCTGGTAAGCAGTTGCCGCTACGTCTTCAATTACGCCATGGCGTATCGGCAGTTCGGCGACCCGCAACATCTCGAATACGCGCGCCACGGTTTGCAGTTCCTGCGCGAGGCACATTGGGATGCCCAGCACGAAGGCTACGACTGGGAACTCGAATGGCACGACGGCAAGAAGCGCACGCTCGACGCGACGCGCCACTGCTACGGCCTCGCGTTCGTCCTGCTCGCTTATTCGCATGCGGCGATGGCCGGCATCGAGGAAGCGAAGCCCATGATCGGCGCGACCTTCGAGTTGATGGAACACCGCTTCTGGGACGCCGCCGCGGGCCTGTATGCCGACGAAGCATCGCCCGAATGGCGAGTCAGTTCGTATCGCGGGCAGAACGCGAACATGCACACCACCGAGGCGCTCCTCGCCGCGCACGAAGCAACCGGCCATCTCGTCTATCTGGATCGCGCCGAACGGGTGGCGTCGAATATCACACTGCGCCAGGCGAAGCTGTCGCAGGGCCTGGTGTGGGAACACTTTCACGCCGACTGGTCGGTCGACTGGCACTACAACGAGGAAGACAGCTCGAACATCTTCCGCCCGTGGGGTTTCCAGCCCGGGCATCAGACCGAATGGGCGAAGCTGCTGCTGATTCTCGAGCGCTTCCGTCCGTTGCCGTGGCTGTTGCCGCGCGCCATCGAACTGTTCGACGCCGCCATGACGCACGCCTGGGACGAAGACCACGGCGGTCTCTATTACGGCTTCGGCCCCGACGGCACCGTGTGCGACCACGACAAGTATTTCTGGGTCCAGGCGGAGACCTTCGCGACAGCCGCGCTGCTCGGCAAGCGCACCGGCAACGAACGCTTCTGGGACTGGTACGACGAGATCTGGCGCTATAGCTGGGCGCATTTCGTCGATCACAAGTATGGCGCGTGGTATCGCATCCTCACCTGCGACAACCGCAAGTACAGCGACGAAAAGAGTCCGGCCGGCAAGACCGACTACCACACCATGGGCGCCTGCTACGAGGTCCTGGTCCACGCGCTGCCCGACGGCGCGGCCGCTGCGTCCGAATCCGCGGAGCAAACAAAATGA
- a CDS encoding carbohydrate kinase family protein — protein sequence MSNPSENSELPVFVSAGDILTDLVRTGPSQWLSRPGGAGWNVARCVARLGLPTACAGSLGVDNFSDELWNASVAAGLDMRFMQRVDRPPLLAIVHQTHPPAYFFMGENSADLAFDPARLPAGWMGQVKWAHFGCISLVRQPIGATLAALAAELRSQGVKISFDPNYRNLMEHGYEPTLRKMAALADLIKVSDEDLRLLFKTDDEAGALAQLQAMNPAATVLVTRGPESAVLIDGAMVTEARPPRVEVVDTVGAGDASIGGLLFSLMTAPQRAWPEHLAFALAAGAAACRHAGAHAPSLDEVVALL from the coding sequence ATGAGCAATCCCAGCGAGAACAGCGAACTTCCCGTCTTCGTCTCGGCCGGCGACATCCTCACCGACCTGGTCCGCACCGGGCCTTCGCAATGGCTTTCGCGTCCGGGCGGCGCCGGCTGGAACGTGGCGCGCTGCGTGGCGCGGCTCGGCCTGCCCACCGCGTGCGCCGGCTCGCTAGGCGTCGACAATTTCTCCGATGAACTGTGGAACGCGAGCGTCGCCGCGGGGCTCGACATGCGCTTCATGCAGCGCGTGGACCGCCCGCCCCTGCTCGCCATCGTGCATCAGACGCATCCGCCCGCGTACTTCTTCATGGGCGAGAACAGCGCCGATCTGGCCTTCGATCCCGCACGTCTGCCGGCGGGCTGGATGGGCCAGGTGAAGTGGGCGCACTTCGGCTGCATCAGCCTCGTGCGGCAGCCGATCGGCGCCACGCTCGCCGCGCTGGCCGCCGAGCTGCGTTCGCAAGGCGTGAAGATCAGTTTCGATCCGAACTACCGCAACCTGATGGAGCACGGTTACGAACCCACGTTGCGCAAGATGGCCGCGCTTGCCGATCTCATCAAAGTGTCGGACGAAGACTTGCGCCTGCTGTTCAAGACCGACGACGAGGCCGGCGCCCTCGCGCAGTTGCAGGCCATGAATCCGGCCGCCACCGTGCTGGTGACGCGCGGGCCGGAGAGCGCCGTGTTGATCGACGGCGCCATGGTGACCGAGGCGCGGCCGCCGCGCGTCGAAGTGGTCGATACGGTCGGGGCGGGCGATGCGTCGATCGGCGGCCTGCTGTTCAGCCTGATGACCGCGCCGCAACGGGCGTGGCCGGAACACCTGGCCTTCGCGCTGGCGGCCGGCGCGGCCGCGTGCCGCCACGCCGGCGCGCACGCGCCGTCGCTCGACGAAGTTGTCGCGCTGCTGTAA
- a CDS encoding ion channel has protein sequence MATEPTDRPSGFGSGEARAQARRARGSRELRLDDRVVIAHGMPTPLWQDLYHRALAVRWPTFFVSLAVLFLLLNTTFAALYMLGDAPIANQFPAGFGGAFFFSVETLATVGYGDMHPQTVYAHWIATLEIFVGMSSIALATGLIFARFSRPHAKIMFARYAVIRPLDGRMTLMVRSANARQNVIAEAHARLRILRQETTAEGYTLRKLYDLTLVRDQHPVFKLGWTVMHIIDESSPLFGETAETLKHRDTSLILTLEGVDESTSQTMQARHMWSCDQIYWHHRFVDIMSEESGVSHIDYAYFNEIVPLDEAPVVAPRATAPVR, from the coding sequence ATGGCGACAGAACCGACAGACCGTCCTTCAGGCTTCGGCAGCGGCGAAGCACGCGCGCAGGCGCGCCGCGCGCGCGGCAGCCGCGAACTGCGTCTGGACGATCGCGTGGTCATTGCCCACGGCATGCCGACACCGCTCTGGCAGGATCTCTATCACCGCGCCCTGGCGGTTCGCTGGCCGACGTTTTTCGTCTCGCTCGCGGTGCTGTTCCTGCTGCTCAACACCACCTTCGCCGCACTCTACATGCTCGGCGACGCGCCGATCGCCAATCAGTTTCCAGCCGGTTTCGGCGGCGCATTTTTCTTCAGTGTCGAAACGCTCGCGACGGTCGGCTATGGCGACATGCATCCGCAAACCGTCTACGCGCACTGGATCGCCACACTGGAAATTTTCGTCGGCATGTCCAGCATCGCGTTGGCGACCGGGCTGATCTTCGCGCGCTTTTCGCGCCCGCACGCCAAGATCATGTTCGCCCGTTACGCGGTGATCCGGCCGCTCGACGGCCGCATGACACTGATGGTGCGCTCGGCCAACGCGCGTCAGAATGTGATCGCCGAGGCCCACGCAAGGCTGCGTATTCTGCGCCAGGAAACCACGGCCGAAGGTTATACGCTGCGCAAGCTCTATGACCTGACGCTGGTGCGCGATCAGCACCCCGTGTTCAAACTCGGCTGGACGGTCATGCACATCATCGACGAAAGCAGCCCGCTGTTCGGCGAAACCGCCGAAACGCTCAAGCACCGGGACACGTCGCTGATTCTCACGCTGGAGGGCGTGGACGAGTCGACCTCCCAAACCATGCAGGCGCGTCACATGTGGTCGTGCGACCAGATCTACTGGCACCACCGTTTCGTCGACATCATGAGCGAGGAGAGCGGCGTGAGCCATATCGACTACGCGTATTTCAACGAGATCGTGCCGCTCGACGAAGCGCCCGTCGTGGCCCCGAGAGCAACGGCTCCGGTCCGATAG
- a CDS encoding indolepyruvate ferredoxin oxidoreductase family protein, translated as MTARLPIDGTPALADYKLSDNLTATRGRIFLTGTQALVRLSLMQRAADKARGLNTAGFISGYRGSPLGMVDQQLWKAKKLLTASDIRFLPAINEELGGTAVLGTQRVESDPERTVEGVFAMWYGKGPGVDRAGDALKHGNAYGSSPHGGVLVVAGDDHGCVSSSMPHQSDFAMMAWHMPVVNPSNIADMLEFGLYGWALSRFSGAWVGYKAISETVESGSTVDLDVLRTDWATPQDFEAPAGGLHNRWPDLPSLTIESRMHAKLDAVRHFARVNSIDKWIAPSPHANVGIVTCGKAHLDLMETLRRLDLTVADLEAAGVRIYKVGLSFPLEMTRIDAFVSGLSEVLVIEEKGPVIEQQIKDYLYNRTQGTRPIVVGKHAEDGTLLLSSLGELRPSRILPVFANWLARHKPALDRRERVVDLVAPQILSNAADGVKRTPYFCSGCPHNTSTKVPEGSIAQAGIGCHFMASWMERDTTGLIQMGGEGVDWASHSMFTKTRHVFQNLGDGTYFHSGILAIRQAVAAKTTITYKILYNDAVAMTGGQPVDGSISVPQIARQVEAEGVSRFVVVSDEPEKYDGHHDLFPKGTTFHHRSEMDTVQRQLRDTDGVTVLIYDQTCAAEKRRRRKKGEFPDPDKRLFINEEVCEGCGDCGVQSNCLSVEPLETALGRKRRIDQSSCNKDYSCVNGFCPSFVTVEGGKLKKAAGAAFDPAALAARVDALPVPATHLDAAPYDILVTGVGGTGVVTVGALISMAAHLEGKSASVLDFMGFAQKGGSVLSFVRFAARDEWLNQVRIDTQQADVLLACDMVVGASADALQTVRHGRTRIVVNTHAIPNATFVQNPDATLHADALIDKMRHAAGAERMSTCDAQALATRFLGDTIGANILMLGYAWQLGLVPVSFGAMMRAIELNNVAVPMNQLAFSIGRLAAEDPAALESLWQARHLAKQAVRVDTLDELIAHREGRLEIYGGASYVKRYRALVDAARRAETAVDAPSERVTRAVASTFYRLLAVKDEYEVARLHTDAAFREALEAQFEGVAGKDFGIKFNLAPPTLTRPEPGKNPAKKTFGQWMWPVLGALAKVRGLRGTMLDPFGRTLERKMERELAGDYETTLQRALAKLHTGNLEDVAKLADLHARVRGYGHVKLANLAGVKRGERDLAARLQIEAATGESVRKSLDEVKGAGQLRGIPVVVAK; from the coding sequence ATGACCGCTCGCCTGCCCATCGACGGCACGCCCGCACTAGCCGATTACAAGCTGTCCGATAACCTCACCGCGACGCGCGGCCGGATCTTCCTGACCGGCACGCAGGCGCTGGTGCGCCTTTCGCTCATGCAGCGCGCCGCTGACAAGGCACGCGGCTTGAACACCGCCGGGTTCATCAGCGGCTATCGCGGCTCGCCGCTCGGCATGGTCGACCAGCAGTTGTGGAAAGCGAAAAAACTGCTCACGGCGAGTGATATCCGCTTCTTGCCCGCCATCAACGAGGAGCTCGGCGGCACCGCCGTGCTAGGCACGCAGCGGGTGGAATCCGACCCGGAGCGCACCGTCGAAGGCGTGTTCGCGATGTGGTACGGCAAGGGCCCGGGCGTGGACCGTGCCGGCGACGCACTCAAGCACGGCAACGCCTACGGCTCGTCGCCGCACGGCGGCGTGCTGGTGGTGGCAGGCGACGACCACGGCTGCGTATCGTCGTCGATGCCGCATCAGAGCGACTTCGCGATGATGGCCTGGCATATGCCAGTCGTGAATCCGTCGAACATCGCGGACATGCTCGAGTTCGGCTTGTACGGCTGGGCGCTGTCGCGCTTCTCGGGCGCGTGGGTCGGCTACAAGGCCATCTCCGAAACGGTCGAATCGGGCTCGACGGTCGATCTCGACGTGCTGCGCACCGACTGGGCCACGCCGCAGGATTTCGAAGCGCCGGCAGGCGGCCTGCACAATCGCTGGCCCGATCTGCCGAGCCTGACGATCGAATCGCGGATGCATGCGAAGCTCGACGCGGTGCGCCACTTCGCGCGCGTGAACAGCATCGACAAATGGATCGCGCCGAGCCCGCATGCGAACGTGGGGATCGTGACGTGCGGCAAGGCGCATCTGGACCTCATGGAAACGCTGCGCCGCCTCGATCTGACGGTCGCCGATCTGGAAGCGGCCGGCGTGCGGATCTATAAGGTCGGACTGTCGTTTCCGCTCGAGATGACGCGTATCGACGCATTCGTGTCCGGCTTGTCCGAAGTGCTGGTGATCGAGGAGAAAGGCCCGGTCATCGAACAGCAGATCAAGGACTATCTGTACAACCGCACGCAGGGCACGCGGCCGATCGTGGTCGGCAAGCACGCCGAGGACGGCACGCTGCTGCTGTCGTCGCTCGGGGAACTGCGGCCGTCGCGCATTCTGCCGGTGTTTGCCAACTGGCTCGCGAGGCACAAGCCCGCGCTCGATCGCCGCGAACGCGTGGTCGATCTGGTCGCGCCGCAGATCCTCTCGAACGCGGCGGACGGCGTGAAGCGCACGCCGTACTTCTGCTCGGGTTGTCCGCACAACACGTCGACCAAAGTGCCGGAAGGGTCGATCGCGCAGGCGGGCATCGGTTGTCACTTCATGGCGTCGTGGATGGAGCGCGACACGACCGGTCTCATCCAGATGGGTGGCGAAGGCGTGGACTGGGCCTCGCATTCCATGTTCACGAAAACGCGCCACGTATTCCAGAATCTCGGCGACGGCACGTACTTCCACTCCGGCATTCTGGCGATCCGTCAGGCCGTGGCCGCGAAAACCACCATCACCTACAAGATTCTCTATAACGACGCCGTCGCGATGACGGGCGGCCAGCCGGTGGACGGCAGCATCTCGGTGCCGCAGATCGCGCGTCAGGTGGAAGCCGAAGGCGTGTCGCGCTTCGTCGTGGTCAGCGACGAGCCGGAGAAATACGACGGCCATCACGACCTTTTCCCGAAGGGCACCACGTTTCACCATCGCAGCGAGATGGACACCGTGCAGCGCCAATTGCGCGACACGGACGGCGTGACCGTGCTGATCTACGACCAGACCTGCGCGGCGGAAAAACGCCGGCGCCGGAAGAAAGGCGAATTTCCCGATCCGGACAAGCGTCTGTTCATCAACGAGGAAGTCTGCGAAGGCTGCGGCGATTGCGGTGTGCAGTCGAATTGCCTTTCGGTGGAACCGCTTGAAACCGCACTGGGCCGCAAGCGCCGCATCGATCAATCGTCGTGCAACAAAGACTATTCGTGCGTGAACGGCTTCTGCCCGAGCTTCGTCACGGTGGAAGGCGGCAAGCTGAAGAAGGCCGCGGGCGCCGCATTCGATCCGGCGGCACTCGCTGCGCGCGTCGATGCATTGCCGGTTCCCGCCACGCATCTCGATGCCGCACCGTACGACATTCTGGTGACGGGCGTCGGCGGCACGGGCGTCGTGACGGTCGGCGCATTGATCAGCATGGCGGCGCATCTGGAAGGCAAGAGCGCGTCGGTGCTCGACTTCATGGGCTTCGCGCAAAAGGGCGGCTCGGTGCTGTCGTTCGTGCGTTTCGCCGCGCGTGACGAATGGCTCAATCAGGTGCGTATCGACACGCAGCAGGCCGACGTGCTGCTCGCCTGCGATATGGTGGTCGGCGCGAGCGCCGATGCGCTGCAAACGGTGCGTCATGGCCGCACGCGCATTGTCGTAAACACGCACGCGATTCCGAACGCGACGTTCGTGCAGAACCCGGACGCGACCCTGCACGCCGACGCGCTGATCGACAAGATGCGTCACGCGGCCGGCGCGGAGCGCATGTCGACGTGCGACGCGCAGGCACTCGCCACACGCTTTCTCGGCGACACCATCGGCGCGAACATTCTGATGCTCGGTTATGCCTGGCAACTCGGTCTGGTGCCGGTCTCGTTCGGTGCGATGATGCGCGCGATCGAATTGAACAACGTGGCGGTGCCGATGAACCAGCTCGCGTTTTCGATCGGCCGCCTCGCGGCCGAAGATCCGGCCGCGCTCGAATCGCTGTGGCAGGCACGGCATCTGGCGAAGCAGGCGGTGCGCGTCGATACGCTCGACGAACTGATCGCCCATCGCGAAGGCCGGCTCGAGATTTACGGCGGCGCCAGCTATGTGAAGCGCTATCGCGCGTTGGTCGATGCGGCACGCCGCGCGGAAACCGCCGTGGACGCGCCGAGCGAGCGCGTGACGCGCGCGGTGGCGAGCACGTTCTATCGTCTGCTCGCGGTCAAGGACGAATACGAAGTGGCGCGCCTGCATACGGATGCCGCGTTCCGTGAAGCGCTGGAAGCGCAATTCGAAGGGGTGGCCGGCAAGGACTTCGGCATCAAGTTCAATCTCGCGCCGCCGACGCTCACGCGCCCGGAACCCGGCAAGAATCCGGCCAAGAAAACTTTCGGTCAATGGATGTGGCCGGTGCTCGGCGCGCTGGCGAAAGTCCGCGGTCTGCGCGGCACGATGCTCGACCCGTTCGGCCGCACGCTGGAGCGCAAGATGGAGCGCGAACTCGCCGGCGACTACGAAACCACCTTGCAACGTGCGCTGGCAAAGCTCCATACCGGCAACCTGGAAGACGTGGCGAAGCTGGCCGATCTGCACGCACGCGTGCGCGGTTATGGCCACGTGAAGCTCGCGAATCTGGCGGGTGTGAAGCGTGGCGAGCGCGATCTGGCCGCACGCTTGCAGATCGAAGCGGCGACGGGTGAGTCGGTGCGCAAATCGCTCGACGAGGTGAAGGGCGCGGGGCAGCTGCGCGGCATTCCGGTGGTCGTGGCGAAGTAG